The Dehalococcoides mccartyi CG5 genome contains the following window.
TTTCAGTAACAATAATTTTAGGATATTCCGGGTTTACCTCTATTTTAGCTCTCAGATTATGGATATGCTTTTTCAAGAGATTCAAATCTCCGCTATATTCTGTTCCCCATACCTTTTCTAATAGCATCCTGTAGGTGAGCACCTGCCCGCTGTTTCTAGCAAGCAGGGCTAATAAGCTAAATTCAATAGGTGTCAGATGAACAGGGATACCGGATTGAGTAAGTTCCCGCCTGTTAAAATTTACTTCCAGACCATTGCTGATAGGAATGGTGCTTTCAGCTTTAAATCCCAGATTCATATTACGACGTAAAAGCGCATTGGTAACCGCTTGACACTCAATACCGTTAATTGGCTTTTCTATACATTCATCTGCCCCATCTTCCAAAAACTGGACTTTGCTACCGATTTCTCCAATCGTATTAAGGATAATAATGGGTATATCAGAGAATTCACGAATACTAATAATTATATTTTGGGTTGTTGAATCCAATAAATAGGAATCCAGAATGATAAGGTCAGGCGATAGTGTTTCAATTAACCCTGTCCCTTCGGTAATATTGTCAGATACTGTGTATTCCAGATTTTGGTAACGGATTTTGAGGCACAACACCAGGTCTTTTAATACTTGGGGATCACCGCA
Protein-coding sequences here:
- a CDS encoding winged helix-turn-helix domain-containing protein; the protein is MKILIMCGDPQVLKDLVLCLKIRYQNLEYTVSDNITEGTGLIETLSPDLIILDSYLLDSTTQNIIISIREFSDIPIIILNTIGEIGSKVQFLEDGADECIEKPINGIECQAVTNALLRRNMNLGFKAESTIPISNGLEVNFNRRELTQSGIPVHLTPIEFSLLALLARNSGQVLTYRMLLEKVWGTEYSGDLNLLKKHIHNLRAKIEVNPEYPKIIVTERGLGYSLIRQF